In the genome of Xanthocytophaga agilis, one region contains:
- the hisB gene encoding bifunctional histidinol-phosphatase/imidazoleglycerol-phosphate dehydratase HisB, translating to MKKILFLDRDGTIIVEPLPDRQIDSLEKLEFIPKAISNLRKIAEETDYILVMVTNQDGLGTASFPEDTFWPAHNKMLQTLAGENIHFTAIHIDRSFDHENLPTRKPGIGMLTEYLTGEYDLANSYVIGDRPTDVKLAHNLGTKAIFFGTDTQFQTDSIVELSTDNWDEIYKLLRLPARKAEITRNTKETQISISLNLDGTGKSDMHTGIGFFDHMLDQLAKHSGADLSIHVAGDLHIDEHHTIEDTALALGEAYLKALGDKRGTNRYGFLLPMDEALAQVGIDFSGRPWLVWDADFKREKIGEMPTEMFFHFFKSFSDTAKCNLNIKVEGDNEHHKIEAIFKAFAKSIKMAVARDIKNLEILPSTKGVL from the coding sequence ATGAAAAAAATACTTTTCCTTGACCGTGATGGCACTATTATCGTAGAGCCACTTCCCGACCGCCAGATTGATTCTCTCGAAAAACTTGAGTTTATCCCCAAAGCAATCAGCAACCTGCGCAAGATTGCTGAAGAAACAGATTATATACTCGTTATGGTGACCAATCAGGATGGCTTAGGAACAGCTTCTTTTCCAGAAGATACATTCTGGCCTGCCCATAACAAAATGTTGCAAACATTGGCTGGTGAAAATATCCATTTTACTGCCATTCATATAGATCGTAGTTTTGATCATGAAAACCTGCCTACCCGTAAGCCTGGTATTGGTATGCTCACAGAATACCTCACAGGTGAGTACGATCTAGCTAATTCCTATGTAATTGGAGATCGTCCGACAGATGTAAAACTTGCTCACAACCTGGGTACTAAAGCTATCTTTTTTGGTACAGACACCCAGTTCCAGACCGACTCTATTGTAGAGTTAAGTACAGACAACTGGGATGAAATCTATAAATTATTGCGATTACCGGCTCGTAAAGCAGAAATTACCCGTAATACCAAAGAAACTCAGATCTCCATCAGCCTGAATCTGGATGGTACAGGTAAAAGTGATATGCATACAGGAATCGGGTTCTTTGATCATATGCTGGATCAGCTAGCTAAACATTCAGGAGCAGATTTATCTATCCACGTAGCAGGTGATTTACATATTGATGAACATCATACCATTGAAGATACGGCACTGGCACTTGGTGAAGCATACCTAAAAGCATTGGGAGATAAACGTGGCACAAATCGTTATGGATTCTTGTTACCCATGGATGAAGCTCTGGCTCAAGTAGGAATAGACTTTTCCGGACGTCCCTGGCTGGTATGGGACGCAGACTTTAAACGGGAGAAGATCGGAGAAATGCCAACAGAGATGTTTTTTCACTTCTTTAAGTCTTTCTCAGATACAGCCAAATGTAATCTGAATATTAAAGTAGAAGGGGACAACGAACATCATAAGATTGAAGCCATTTTCAAAGCATTCGCCAAATCCATTAAAATGGCAGTAGCCAGAGACATAAAGAACCTGGAAATTCTGCCTAGTACAAAAGGAGTATTATAA